caaaGCTATCCTTAATACTCATCATCACTTTTGCTGTAATCAAAAGCTAAAATGGCATGGCTTCTAGCAATTTCTGGCTATACCATAGAGATTATCTCTCACTTAAGAGACTAATTATGCCTCTAGTTTCTTTATTACAATGGCAATACAACATTTTTGAACCAATAACCTTGTTCAATTTAGTACTATAGCTTATTATGCTTATAACTTTTGTAAAGAAGTAATAATATTAGCCGTTTAAGATAAGTCAACTCTagtaaacaaaaacaaatctaACATCAATGAGAccatatacataacaaaatccATTCTTTACAGCCGGAGATTTATGGTAAATAATGTCAACAAATGCCAAAATTTTAGAGATAGGTCATGAAAGGGAGTGAGTGGCCTAATATCACTGGTTAAAATTGTAAACCAGATGAAAGCATCAAGCATGATTTTGAtagttgtatttggtgtgtacAGAGACCAAAGAAATTGAAGGAATACATTAACATCACAATTAAATCCAAAATCAGTGCCGCCCAATTTTAGCTTGTCTCAGTCATCGTCTTTGAATTCTCtgataaaagattaaaacaaaatagtgttAACAATACAAAACCAAAAGATTCCTAGACCAACTTTTCAAATTACCAAAGATTTAATTGCCAATGGTGATTAACATGTTTTCATTGAAGAAACTTATATGATGCAATCATTCCTTGTAGCCTTACTGCTATTGCAAACATGTgccaaatgaaaaaattatcatGGTACGCATAAGACTGTAGAAACCCTTACCTACGGTCGAGGTAACGAGGTTGAATTCCAGATCCTTGACAAGTCGTGCATGTCAGTGAACCAGCACCGTCACAATTTATGCAACGAGAGACCTCCTTCTCGGCCCCACCAAGTTCAACTGTCACATTTCCAGTTCCCAAACAAAATCTGCATTTCTCTGGAGAGAATGTAACCATTTCATACATAGATTGGTTAAAGAATAAATATCAAACAATTGAATTGTGAATTTCACAAACAGATTCATATATGAATTCTTAGGTAACTTGTGGAAGACAAGGTGTCTTTTGAGATTCACTTTCACACCTTAGCACTAAAACTGAGACATATCTTAAGGTGAGAATGATTACTCTAGAATGCAACTCCATAACAATGAATCCTTTCACTATGTGGAACTGAATTGATTATATTCACAACCTAATGTCTAGAGACTAGCAGAAACCAAAATGAGAAGCAATTAATCTAATTAAACACCTCCGCACCCCATTGCCTTAGAGCGCATGAAACACTTCTAGAAAAAGAAATACTTAAAGAATCTTACaataactataaatttatttaaatagtatCTTCTTTTGtaagttgaaattaaattatGCATTTTAATCATTTTGTCTTGAAGTTCTAACATATAACTTATTCTCAAACACTATAAACTATGTAACGCTAACACTTCAGATGTCCAACACACACCGACAAATGTAACTACATTCAATcacttatattttcttaaattagtACTAGTGTCTATGTTTAAGTGTCAGTGTTGTATCCAATGTCTATGGCATTTTTCATAGCCTATAAACTTATAAGGAATTTTTTCGTGTAAGTCAAAATATGATTGACATATTTAATTGAGAAGTTCCAATGAATTAGAAGCTAAGCCAAACTCTGAATTAGTTTGTGACCTGCCTCAGTAATGCTCCATTCATAAAATTATCCTAGTCCAAGTATCAAGTATCAATAGTCTTAACAGAATatgcaaaatatttatattaagcATGAACaacagaaaaatatatataaattttgtattgatCAAATGAGAAAAATGATTACAATAATAAGTATAATGAAACTTGTATACCCAAATTAGAACAACTAATTTTTAACTGGACTAACTAACTTGTTACTAACTcctaaataaaataactaacttGTAACTAATTTTACGTCTCTGGTACATCTTAAAGTGTAATGATGAAATTGAAGAGAAGTATAATAATACTTACGAGCTCCAGATCCATTGCATGGGAAGCAGGGCTGCGTGTTATCTCGCTTGGCCTGCAACAAAAAATAAggtatatattaatataatatatttacatGTAATATGATATAGttgaatacaaaaaaaaaatgtaatatgatatagtaatagtaataaataaatggtAAAAACAGTTTACAGCATTATCAATTTGTGTTTCATAGAAGACTGGAATGCCAATCCCAACAGCAACACTCAAGACACCAACAGTTATAGCCACTACCTGAAAACAACAATAacattcataatttaaatttaaaataaaaataataataacaaaaaaggaaagaaattaGATACCGTGTTTTGATCAAGTTCAATAGCTCTAATACGTGGATAAAATGtgggttttggttgaattaTAGTTGTATTTGAGGGTAAAGTTTTGGGAGAGAAAGATTTAAGAGGTGAAGTAAGAAAGGAAGAATGGAAGTGAAGAGAAGAAGCTAGTGTCATTTCTCACACACTTCAATTTCAACTAAGTTATGAATGTGAGGCAATGGAATGAAACTCACAACAATAGAAAAttaacatcatcatcatcatccatTCGGTGCTGGAGCTGTCACAACCACATGGTAAATGCTTCCATCTTCCACGTGGCACCATTCTCTCCATTTTTCTTATTGGGTTGCATAAGCCCATCTCTTTCGAAAGCCCAAAACTTTGCAATTATCCAATGAGCTATCTTGGGCCTTTCTTTGCTTTACACTGTGTTGGCatgttgaaaattttatcttgTACCCCCATTATTTGATCTATAACcccataaattttcaaaatgctAAAATTACcctcaatttttcttttactatttCACAAAATCTAGagttaatgttttttttctctctcaccaTTTCATTATTTCTGGGACCGTAAAAAAGATTCTCGGTAGGTGcaagttttccggtaacttccgaaaaaaaatttagaagattTTCGGTACACAGCCTATTTCCGGAAAactttttacaagttttccgatacAAAAGGTTAATACCAGAAAACTTGAAACAAAGATTTCCggtatagaaagaaaaaaagtgtgTACCAGAAAACTTCATTCACAAGTTCTCCGGTATAGTGTTTTCGAAAAACTTCATTCACAAATTTTCTGGTACGTacctatttttaatttttttttaagtttttttatctttattaattttttaaaatgttaacagatATGGATAAACTGCTACTATTATGGGATAAAACATGCgtcgatactacaaatatttttgacacagatcaagtatgaataattataattaatattaatattgtaaaatcatattattgtgattaattataatttattttatattttattttagatattttatacaAAGGAAACTGTTATGAATTGGGTTAAAGAAAtcggtataaaaaataaagttagtgTTATCATCAGAAGATCAAAGATATAGAtaagagataaataaattaatattaggttgtgacAAAGGAGGAAAATACAAGTGTACTGCTActttaaagtaatttgtggagtTCA
The genomic region above belongs to Cicer arietinum cultivar CDC Frontier isolate Library 1 chromosome 4, Cicar.CDCFrontier_v2.0, whole genome shotgun sequence and contains:
- the LOC101511885 gene encoding protein SPA, chloroplastic produces the protein MTLASSLHFHSSFLTSPLKSFSPKTLPSNTTIIQPKPTFYPRIRAIELDQNTVVAITVGVLSVAVGIGIPVFYETQIDNAAKRDNTQPCFPCNGSGAQKCRFCLGTGNVTVELGGAEKEVSRCINCDGAGSLTCTTCQGSGIQPRYLDRREFKDDD